The following is a genomic window from Desulfofarcimen acetoxidans DSM 771.
TCCCAAGTCATCTTTCAACTGGCTGACTGTTTGCGAGCTGCAGCGAGCCAAATTTTCTATATAGGAAATGCCGCCTGTCAGTATTTCCCGCACTTCCTCGTCTTCCACCAGCAATATCGCCTCAGCCTGCTTGGATGGCGGCACGTTCATTTCACTGCGGATGCGCCGGATTTCTTTGGTTACTTCCATCAAAATTTCCATACGTTTTTCTGCTTCCGGGTCGATTAAGTCCTCTTTATAGACCGGCCAGGCGGCGTGCATGACAGTCTGCCCGTCATGCGGCAGGTGCTGCCAGATTTCCTCTGTAATAAAAGGCATGAAGGGGTGCAATAATTCCAGGGTACCCTTCAACACTGAAGCCAAAACCCGCTGGGCTGTATGGCGGGCCTTTTCACCTTCCTTGCCGTAAACCCTGGGCTTGATCAGTTCAAGATACCAGTCGCAAAACTCACCCCAGATAAATTCATATAGTGAACGGGCAGCCTCACCCAGTTCATAGGCCTCCAGGTTTTTGGTCACACTTTTTACAGTTGCCTGGTAGCGGCTGATCATCCAGCGGTCAGCCAGACTGTAATCCTGACTGTCCACCGGCTTCTCCGGATCATAGTCAGACAAGTTCATAAGTGAGAAACGCGAAGCATTCCACAGCTTATTGGCAAAATTGCGTGCTCCGTCCAGCCTTTCGAAATGAAAGCGCAGGTCATTGCCGGGGGTATTGCCCGTAACCAGCATGAAACGCAGGCTGTCGGCACCGTGGCTCTCGATTAAATCTATAGGATCAATACCGTTGCCCAAGGATTTGCTCATCTTGCGGCCCAGAGCGTCTAAAACCAGGCCGTGGATAAATACTTCTCTGAAGGGCACTTCTTCCATGAATTCCAGTCCGGAAAAAATCATGCGGGCCACCCAGAAGAATATAATGTCCCGCCCGGTAACCAGCACAGAAGTAGGATAGAAATGCTTCAATTCCGCTGTCTCCGAGGGCCAGCCCAGTGTGGAGAAAGGCCAGAGCGCCGAAGAAAACCAGGTATCCAGAACATCAGGATCCTGCTCCAATTGCGTGCCGCCGCACTTGGGACAAACTGTCACCGGTGTTTTGGAGGCTACCAGCTCGTCACAAGCCCGGCAATACCAAACAGGTATGCGGTGTCCCCACCAGAGCTGGCGGGAAATACACCAGTCACGAATGTTTTCCATCCAGTTTAAATATATTTTAGTAAAACGTTCGGGTATAAACTTTACACTGCCGTCCACGGCAGCTTTTATGGCAGGTTCGGCTAAGGGACGCATGCGAACAAACCACTGCTTGGAAAGCATTGGTTCAATAACTGTATTACAGCGGTAACAGTGACCTACAGCATGGTCATGATCGTCAATTTTAATCAAGTAACCCTGAGCATCCAGATCTTTAACGATTTTCTTTCTGCATTCCCAGCGGTCTAACCCCCGGTAGCGGCCCGCTGTTTCATTCATCACCCCGTGCTTGTCAATTACCTGAACTGAAGGCAAATCGTGTCTCTGGGCAACTTCAAAGTCGTTGGGGTCATGAGCCGGGGTAATCTTCAAGGCGCCTGTACCAAATGCCGGGTCAACATATTCATCGGCAATAACAGGTATCTCCCGGCCAACCAAAGGCAAAATAACGGTCTTGCCCACCAGGTGTTTATAGCGAGCGTCTTCCGGATGCACTGCCACGGCAACATCACCCAGCATGGTTTCCGGGCGGGTAGTAGCCACCACCAGATAATCTGCACTGTCTTTGGCCGGGTATTTAAGGTGGTAAAGGTGACCCGGCTTGTCCAGGTGCTCCACTTCAATATCGGAAATGGTGGTGTGGCATTTGGGACACCAGTTGGTAATATAATTGCCCCGGTAGATTAAACCTTTTTCATAAAGCCGGATAAATACTTCTCTCACAGCGGAGGAACAGCCTTCATCCATGGTAAATCTCTCTCTCTCCCAGTCACAGGAAGCACCCAGTCTCCTAAGCTGGTGCGTAATGCGCCCGCCGTACCGCTCTTTCCAGGCCCAAACACGCTCCAGGAATTTCTCTCTGCCCAGTTCGTGTTTCGTGGTGCCTTCCTGAGCGAGCTGTTCTTCCACCTTGGCCTGGGTGGCTATGCCTGCATGGTCTGTTCCCGGCAGCCATAAAGTATTGCAGCCCTGCATACGGCGAAAACGAGTTAAGATATCCTGCAGAGTGTTATCCAGCGCATGCCCTCCATGCAGCTGCCCGGTTACATTGGGTGGCGGCATGACAATACAAAAAGGCTTGGCCGAAAGATCGACTTCTGTGTGAAAAAAGTGGTTTTCTTCCCAGTGTTGATACCACTTCTCCTCTACTTCTTTAGGGTTATAGACGGTAGAAATATCGGGTTTATTCAACTATATTTACCTCCCTGAGGGTCAGTCAAAAGCTTAACCCTTTTTCACATTTATTAAACTAATCAACCCCGCAAAAGCACCTGCAAGAGCTACTTTTCGGGGTTGGGACAGTCATTGGCCGGAGGTGCCCGCAAACCATATATGAAATTTAAGGCAGCTAAAACCACCCTACCTCCAAACCTTTATCATCAATATATTACTCATTTTTACCCTGGCTGTCAACTTATTACCCTCCCTGGCAAGCTTGAGAGGATTTTCAATGATACACGCCATTTATTACAGGCAAGTTATATTATCTGTCAGCATCAATAAGGAAATCTGGCCCTGCGGTAAACACGGCGATGTGCAGGCAGTTTAACTCCCCAAATCCCCCCCACTGACCCGGCTATAAGTAAAGGCAGCATTTTAAAAAAAACCGCTAATAAATCCAAGGCCCGGCTATTTACAAAACCAGTCAGGCCCGTCAATAACAGAACATAAACGAGCCCTACCAGCATACCGTGCAGCCATCCCTGTTCACCGGCCACCCGCCCGCTGACAATCCCCCCAACAGTAACACCGCCCAAGGTAATCAGACTGGTTAAACCGCTAAGATAAAAAACTTCCCGGTTGCTGAACATTACCCAGAAGACTGTTAATGTAAAAGCAGCCACAATCACAGACAAAGCCCAAACTGTTCCCGACAAAACGGCTTTTGGACTTAAGCTTTGTCTAACCGGTCTGCGTCTTCTGAGAAAAGCAATTTTTATCATGCCGACACCTCATCCTTGGTTTAAATGCGCAATTTTATAGTGTAAATTATTCGGTTGCTGCGGCAGATATGACAGGGAAGACTGTTCTTATTTTTTTTATTCACTAATATCATATATGGGGGTGGTTTTTTGCGCTTACATAAAAGAACTCTTGTCATAATAGCAGCATTTGCAATCTTCATAATAACGCCGGCCTTATATTTCTATTTCAACAAGCTGCATAAAACCGCAGCAGCTGATACTCTTCCTGTAATAGAGGATTGCCGGTCTCTATCCGGGCTGCCGCAATATATTGCCATGAAAAAAGGATATTTTGAAGAGCAAAATCTGAAAATTGAACTCAAAACAGCCTCAACTTCGCAGGAATTGCATGAAGCTGTCAAAACTAAAAAGCGCTCAATAGTATTATGCGGCTCAGAAACAATAGTAAATTACCTCTCCCAAGACTCCTGCAATATGATGGTATTTGCCGGCTTAACAGACAGGGAAGATTCATTTTTACTGGGAAGGCCCGATGTTTCCGAATTCACAAAGGAAAAAGTCCGTGGTAATTCAATTATAGTAAGCAGCCCTGATTCACTGCAGAGCATGGTTTTAGAGAATATCCTGAGAGAGAAAAAGATTTGGCCCAATTACGAGGTTAACCTGATGCAAAATCTGCCGGACAATTTAAAAAGAGGCGCTTTTAAATCCGGCACAGCCACTTTTATAGTTTTAACAGAACCGGAAGCCACACTTCTGGAAACTGCCCGGGAGGCTAAAACTCTGCTTGCTTTTGCCGCAGCGGGGGGAGAACTGCCTGCCGTGGTTCTGGCCTGCGATAAACAATTATTATTAAGTAAACCGCAAACCGTACAAAAATATACTAACGCTGTCTATAAGGCCATCCTCTGG
Proteins encoded in this region:
- a CDS encoding valine--tRNA ligase codes for the protein MNKPDISTVYNPKEVEEKWYQHWEENHFFHTEVDLSAKPFCIVMPPPNVTGQLHGGHALDNTLQDILTRFRRMQGCNTLWLPGTDHAGIATQAKVEEQLAQEGTTKHELGREKFLERVWAWKERYGGRITHQLRRLGASCDWERERFTMDEGCSSAVREVFIRLYEKGLIYRGNYITNWCPKCHTTISDIEVEHLDKPGHLYHLKYPAKDSADYLVVATTRPETMLGDVAVAVHPEDARYKHLVGKTVILPLVGREIPVIADEYVDPAFGTGALKITPAHDPNDFEVAQRHDLPSVQVIDKHGVMNETAGRYRGLDRWECRKKIVKDLDAQGYLIKIDDHDHAVGHCYRCNTVIEPMLSKQWFVRMRPLAEPAIKAAVDGSVKFIPERFTKIYLNWMENIRDWCISRQLWWGHRIPVWYCRACDELVASKTPVTVCPKCGGTQLEQDPDVLDTWFSSALWPFSTLGWPSETAELKHFYPTSVLVTGRDIIFFWVARMIFSGLEFMEEVPFREVFIHGLVLDALGRKMSKSLGNGIDPIDLIESHGADSLRFMLVTGNTPGNDLRFHFERLDGARNFANKLWNASRFSLMNLSDYDPEKPVDSQDYSLADRWMISRYQATVKSVTKNLEAYELGEAARSLYEFIWGEFCDWYLELIKPRVYGKEGEKARHTAQRVLASVLKGTLELLHPFMPFITEEIWQHLPHDGQTVMHAAWPVYKEDLIDPEAEKRMEILMEVTKEIRRIRSEMNVPPSKQAEAILLVEDEEVREILTGGISYIENLARCSSQTVSQLKDDLGQAVHAVTHGVEVYVPLKGLIDIDKEIARLEKELKSVKQDLAKVRGKLNNSGYLAKAPAEVIEKDRGKEAELAAKEKALAERISVLK
- a CDS encoding TIGR04086 family membrane protein — encoded protein: MIKIAFLRRRRPVRQSLSPKAVLSGTVWALSVIVAAFTLTVFWVMFSNREVFYLSGLTSLITLGGVTVGGIVSGRVAGEQGWLHGMLVGLVYVLLLTGLTGFVNSRALDLLAVFFKMLPLLIAGSVGGIWGVKLPAHRRVYRRARFPY
- a CDS encoding ABC transporter substrate-binding protein, with product MRLHKRTLVIIAAFAIFIITPALYFYFNKLHKTAAADTLPVIEDCRSLSGLPQYIAMKKGYFEEQNLKIELKTASTSQELHEAVKTKKRSIVLCGSETIVNYLSQDSCNMMVFAGLTDREDSFLLGRPDVSEFTKEKVRGNSIIVSSPDSLQSMVLENILREKKIWPNYEVNLMQNLPDNLKRGAFKSGTATFIVLTEPEATLLETAREAKTLLAFAAAGGELPAVVLACDKQLLLSKPQTVQKYTNAVYKAILWINCHNTGDIVALIKEFYPNTDQKLLISAVNRYKDLSIWTETPVITQKSYENLLNIMENSGELTRPKKYNDVIDNRFATEAVQSITYTPEEEQKKGFFNTIFKHFNFWQR